One Candidatus Lernaella stagnicola DNA window includes the following coding sequences:
- the yidD gene encoding membrane protein insertion efficiency factor YidD translates to MAKQQPDPGLAVWASSALIRFYKKAISPWLGNACRFRPTCSQYTLEALQTHGFFRGWWLGIRRILRCHPFHPGGYDPVPPARRKEN, encoded by the coding sequence ATGGCGAAGCAGCAACCCGATCCGGGACTGGCCGTCTGGGCCAGCAGCGCGTTGATACGCTTTTACAAAAAAGCGATCAGCCCATGGCTCGGTAATGCTTGCCGCTTTCGCCCCACGTGTTCGCAGTACACCCTCGAGGCGCTGCAGACACATGGTTTCTTTCGCGGTTGGTGGCTTGGCATCCGACGGATTCTGCGCTGCCATCCCTTCCACCCGGGCGGCTACGACCCCGTACCCCCGGCCCGCAGGAAGGAAAATTAA
- the rpmH gene encoding 50S ribosomal protein L34 — protein MKRTFQPSNIKRLRKHGFRARMATRGGRNILKRRRAKGRKRLAATVPSK, from the coding sequence ATGAAACGGACTTTTCAACCCAGTAATATCAAGCGGTTGCGGAAACACGGATTTCGCGCCCGCATGGCCACGCGCGGCGGCCGCAACATCTTGAAACGCCGCCGGGCCAAGGGGCGCAAACGGCTGGCAGCCACGGTTCCCAGCAAGTAA
- a CDS encoding GDSL-type esterase/lipase family protein, which produces MRRIPLARRLLYLLVLLLLAAALVEGALQLTGWIYLQRARTAFGQNSDAAILCLGDSFTYGIGAGPSQSYPAHLAAELGNTWQVTNGGHPYMDSTSLLAGFSQRLMDAKPQIVVLLIGYNNRFKNPNRPSPDDSLWATVLQRLRGLKIGQLLYILNVNRAVDAATGVAAEIPALSEKEVQAVLTDARFAAVQRVFTRFDDDHAKVLTATGSDADTALAKGIAYLIEGEGRLAEPLFFRVLAERPDDEVALMGAGYVTLYRREIVIGFTKALFFAEDPWLAAGMATVLYDRGRSAEAISRLTETLESHPNYAGGYELLAGFLLKEQNPGEALVLLDRLEALEPWRAELHWLRAEALLELGLWIPAKQSFERAFRTGLDHPSYYARLRRLLLSLPADPDAALNNDPTAYAIAPLTTTWRNFAAFAEEKLARQTTSRTAENLYGDLAEMHAICQNLGVTLVLMSYPDRYAYDDLRAFAAVRDVPFVDNVATFENALRDTAPTLLFQPDGHCTSRGYRLMAHTLHDVLTRAGALAEGATP; this is translated from the coding sequence TTGCGCCGGATACCGCTTGCGCGCCGATTGCTTTACCTTCTCGTGTTGCTGCTGCTGGCAGCCGCGTTGGTGGAGGGTGCGCTGCAGCTTACCGGTTGGATTTACCTGCAGCGCGCGCGAACCGCGTTTGGACAAAACAGCGACGCCGCAATCCTGTGCCTCGGTGACAGCTTCACCTATGGGATCGGCGCCGGTCCTTCCCAAAGCTACCCCGCGCACCTGGCCGCCGAGCTCGGAAACACCTGGCAGGTAACCAACGGCGGACATCCCTATATGGACTCCACTTCGCTGCTCGCCGGTTTTTCGCAGCGGCTCATGGACGCCAAGCCGCAGATCGTCGTGCTGCTCATTGGCTACAACAACCGTTTCAAGAATCCCAATCGTCCCTCACCGGACGATTCTTTGTGGGCCACTGTCTTGCAGCGATTGCGTGGGCTGAAGATCGGCCAACTTCTATACATTCTGAACGTCAACCGCGCCGTCGATGCCGCCACCGGGGTCGCCGCCGAAATCCCGGCCCTGTCGGAAAAAGAAGTGCAAGCGGTGCTCACCGACGCCCGTTTCGCGGCGGTGCAGCGGGTCTTTACCCGGTTCGACGACGACCACGCGAAAGTGTTGACGGCAACCGGCTCCGACGCAGACACCGCCTTGGCCAAAGGCATCGCGTATCTCATCGAAGGCGAAGGACGCTTGGCCGAGCCCCTCTTCTTCCGTGTGTTGGCCGAGCGGCCCGACGACGAAGTCGCCTTGATGGGCGCCGGTTACGTGACGCTGTACCGGCGGGAAATTGTGATCGGTTTCACCAAGGCTTTGTTTTTCGCGGAGGATCCTTGGCTGGCCGCAGGCATGGCCACGGTGCTTTACGATCGCGGTCGATCCGCCGAGGCAATCTCCCGGCTGACCGAGACCCTGGAATCACACCCCAACTACGCTGGTGGTTACGAGTTGCTCGCCGGCTTTCTCTTGAAAGAACAAAACCCCGGCGAAGCGTTGGTGTTGCTCGACCGCCTGGAAGCCCTCGAACCCTGGCGGGCCGAGTTGCACTGGCTGCGGGCCGAAGCGCTGCTGGAATTGGGGTTGTGGATCCCGGCAAAGCAGTCGTTCGAGCGCGCGTTTCGTACCGGCCTCGACCACCCGAGTTACTACGCCCGTTTACGTCGCCTACTGTTGTCGCTTCCCGCCGACCCGGATGCGGCTTTGAACAACGACCCGACGGCGTACGCCATTGCGCCGTTGACCACCACGTGGCGGAATTTCGCCGCCTTTGCCGAGGAAAAGTTGGCGCGGCAAACAACGTCCCGCACGGCCGAAAACCTTTACGGCGATCTCGCCGAGATGCACGCCATCTGTCAAAACCTGGGCGTTACCCTGGTGTTGATGAGCTATCCGGACCGCTACGCCTACGACGACCTGCGCGCGTTCGCAGCGGTGCGCGACGTGCCGTTTGTCGATAACGTGGCGACCTTCGAAAACGCCCTGCGCGACACCGCGCCCACGTTGCTGTTCCAGCCCGACGGCCATTGCACATCGCGCGGCTATCGGCTGATGGCGCATACGCTGCACGACGTTCTCACACGGGCCGGGGCGTTGGCCGAGGGGGCGACGCCATGA